In Paenibacillus sp. J23TS9, a single genomic region encodes these proteins:
- a CDS encoding carbohydrate ABC transporter permease, with protein sequence MKSPAAYADIIQYRFNPLEKSKLWLWKLVRTILIAGFCFIILFPLFLRLSVAFRSKVDIYDPTVLWIPRHFTLDNIKIAMEATHYFSALLNTFLISAGTTIIQLASCALAAYAFARLKFKGSGLLFGLVIFTIVVPPQTIMIPLYLTYRYFDLFGLVKLLSGKSSVNLIDTFWPFLISSATAMGLKNGLYIYIFRQFFRGIPKEIEESAFVDGAGVLKTFYRIMLPNAVPAIVTVLLFSFVWQWNDSYYVSLFLSKVKVLSTQLMDMGSALGKEPDLVYQSMLLNTGVLLLTAPLIILYLFVQRYFVESVERTGIVG encoded by the coding sequence ATGAAATCGCCTGCCGCATACGCGGATATCATCCAGTACCGATTTAACCCTCTGGAAAAATCCAAGCTTTGGCTGTGGAAACTTGTGCGCACAATCTTGATTGCCGGGTTCTGCTTTATCATTTTGTTCCCGTTATTTCTGCGCTTGTCGGTAGCCTTCCGCAGCAAAGTCGATATTTACGACCCGACCGTGCTTTGGATTCCGCGGCATTTTACGCTCGATAATATCAAAATCGCCATGGAGGCCACCCATTATTTCTCGGCGCTGCTCAATACTTTTCTGATTTCGGCGGGGACGACGATTATTCAGCTTGCTTCCTGCGCTCTGGCGGCCTATGCATTTGCCCGTTTGAAGTTTAAGGGGAGCGGTCTGTTGTTCGGTCTCGTGATTTTCACGATTGTGGTGCCGCCACAGACCATTATGATCCCCTTGTACCTCACGTACCGGTATTTCGATTTATTTGGTCTGGTGAAGCTGCTTTCCGGCAAATCCAGCGTGAATCTCATTGACACCTTCTGGCCTTTTCTCATTTCTTCAGCTACTGCGATGGGATTGAAAAATGGTTTGTACATCTATATTTTCCGGCAGTTTTTCCGGGGGATTCCGAAGGAGATCGAAGAGTCGGCATTTGTGGATGGTGCAGGGGTCCTGAAGACCTTTTACCGGATTATGCTGCCGAATGCAGTGCCTGCGATCGTGACCGTTCTTCTGTTCTCATTCGTCTGGCAGTGGAATGACAGCTATTACGTCTCGCTCTTCCTGAGCAAGGTCAAGGTTCTTTCCACGCAGCTGATGGATATGGGCTCGGCACTTGGTAAGGAACCGGATCTGGTATACCAGTCCATGCTGCTCAACACAGGGGTACTGCTGTTGACCGCCCCGCTGATTATTCTGTATCTGTTTGTGCAGAGATACTTTGTGGAAAGCGTTGAACGAACGGGCATTGTCGGATAA
- a CDS encoding carbohydrate ABC transporter permease — MFRKPLTLSQKKQWYGVLFVTPLILGLVILFLLPLIQSFRFSLSSIHLVEGGFAVDYKGWSNYSNLFTTNPDYPRRLTESVTNMIVNVPIIIIFSLFAAVLLNQKFRGRALARAIFFLPVILASAAIANLDISSFVGGSTMSGGEGNGGLMQSFELKKMLTESGLAPMFVDYITGAVDRIYEIISSSGVQILIFLAGLQSVSPALYEASRIEGATGYEIFWKVTFPMMTPLILTNMVYSIIDSFSHNSINSLISETAFKSFEFGQSAAMSWVYFAVVTAILGISTAIISRKVFYYD; from the coding sequence ATGTTCAGAAAACCTCTCACCTTGTCCCAAAAAAAGCAATGGTATGGCGTATTGTTCGTAACACCGCTCATTTTGGGACTTGTCATCTTGTTTCTGCTGCCGCTGATCCAGTCGTTCCGGTTCAGTCTAAGCTCCATACATCTGGTTGAAGGCGGATTTGCCGTCGATTATAAAGGCTGGTCCAACTACAGCAATCTGTTTACGACCAATCCGGATTATCCGAGAAGGCTGACGGAATCGGTCACGAACATGATCGTGAATGTACCGATCATCATTATTTTCAGTCTGTTCGCCGCGGTGCTGCTCAACCAGAAATTCCGTGGAAGAGCGCTCGCGAGGGCGATATTTTTCCTGCCGGTTATTCTGGCATCGGCAGCCATCGCGAATCTGGATATCAGCAGCTTTGTCGGAGGCTCCACCATGTCCGGGGGAGAAGGAAACGGTGGACTGATGCAGAGCTTCGAGTTGAAGAAAATGCTGACCGAATCGGGGCTAGCCCCGATGTTCGTCGATTACATTACGGGTGCGGTGGACCGGATATACGAGATCATCAGCTCCTCGGGCGTTCAAATTCTGATCTTCCTGGCCGGGCTGCAATCCGTCTCGCCTGCTTTATATGAGGCCTCGCGGATCGAAGGGGCGACGGGTTATGAAATCTTCTGGAAGGTCACGTTTCCCATGATGACGCCACTCATTTTAACGAATATGGTTTACTCGATTATCGATTCATTCAGCCATAATTCGATCAACTCGCTGATTTCCGAGACCGCGTTCAAATCATTCGAATTTGGCCAAAGCGCGGCGATGTCCTGGGTTTATTTTGCAGTCGTTACCGCTATCCTGGGCATTTCGACGGCGATCATTTCCAGAAAGGTATTCTACTACGACTGA
- a CDS encoding DUF5696 domain-containing protein, protein MGISKKQAAGILCALLLTAGITGAGFGGFLGLEADASEAGVTEPAAAKSETDQASLKIITTSAEPQHDQVSKNTSQELEALGTMEKAADNDQLSLYVNKETAEIAVQEKQNGFVWFSNPVLRSQDAQASPLYKSELSAQVLLTYYNDKGQINAFNSFDDSVAKKQFKITTANQGIRVVYQMGNVAQSFANIPKIISKERFEKNILDKIKDANQRDNVKYKFRLDEQKQVYEVRKLQDYVAEELSAVLEAAGYTAEDAAQDNKENGAGEAAASEDAEFTVPVVYTLDGGSLVVSIPAKELKSNKAYPIASLQVLKFFGAADTGKQGYIFVPDGAGALIHLNNKKLNAEPYSLPVYGNDGTFDIKEKIQTNEVSRLPVFGLKQNDHALVGFIEDGEAGASIAADVSGRNDSYNSVSSKFQVTAMDYYTLSSGSKTSAVPMFQTGKYQGNLQVRYAFLSGASADYTGMAAAYRGYLADKYQLKLLETSDAPFVLELAGAFRKNKSILGIPYQSTESLTTFEEAESILGKLKAAGVSDIDLRMVGWFNGGIRHSSPSDLSIAGVLGGKKGFLHLADYMKQNGFGFYPDTAFLEKFKGSSGAATLLDRSKAEVYAYNPVTYAKDVSKFSHYVLSPRKLPKQVDGFLQDYTKLGISGLSLRDLGKEVNSDFDPSHPVSREDSLLASVKELGLLQKKTGSLMVDGGNAYSLPFADLIVNAPVRSSRLNITDEEIPFYQIALHGYFDISGAPYNMNELQNPRLSMLKSLETGSNVYYQWFASDASKVKDTDYNGLYALNYQDWFDEAVQLYQESNAILSKVRGQVITAHSMLAPGVVRTIYQNGINVTINYNHTAVAVDGLQLQPQSYHVGGE, encoded by the coding sequence GTGGGCATAAGCAAAAAACAAGCCGCAGGCATCCTGTGCGCACTGCTCCTGACAGCGGGGATCACGGGAGCTGGCTTCGGCGGATTTCTGGGACTAGAAGCAGATGCTTCCGAAGCCGGAGTCACGGAGCCGGCAGCTGCAAAATCGGAGACGGATCAGGCTTCGCTTAAGATAATCACAACGTCAGCGGAACCACAGCATGATCAAGTGAGTAAGAACACTTCGCAGGAGCTTGAAGCGCTGGGCACAATGGAGAAAGCGGCGGATAATGACCAGCTCAGCCTCTACGTGAACAAGGAAACAGCAGAGATTGCTGTGCAGGAAAAGCAGAACGGATTTGTTTGGTTCTCCAATCCGGTTCTGCGCAGTCAAGACGCTCAGGCCTCGCCGCTGTACAAATCGGAGCTGTCTGCACAAGTACTGCTCACTTACTATAACGATAAAGGGCAGATTAACGCTTTTAACAGCTTTGATGACAGCGTGGCCAAAAAGCAGTTTAAAATCACAACAGCAAATCAAGGCATCCGCGTAGTCTATCAAATGGGAAACGTGGCGCAGTCTTTTGCCAACATACCGAAAATCATCAGCAAGGAACGCTTTGAAAAGAACATTCTGGATAAAATCAAAGATGCAAATCAGCGGGATAACGTCAAATACAAATTCCGTCTGGATGAGCAAAAACAAGTTTATGAAGTACGCAAACTGCAGGATTACGTAGCTGAAGAGCTGTCAGCAGTTCTGGAGGCAGCCGGCTATACGGCTGAAGATGCGGCGCAGGATAACAAGGAGAACGGAGCAGGTGAAGCAGCGGCTTCCGAAGACGCCGAATTTACCGTGCCGGTTGTGTATACCCTCGATGGTGGCAGCCTGGTAGTGTCCATTCCCGCCAAGGAACTGAAATCGAACAAGGCCTATCCAATCGCATCCTTACAGGTTCTGAAGTTCTTCGGCGCGGCGGACACGGGCAAGCAGGGATATATTTTCGTTCCCGACGGCGCAGGCGCTTTGATTCATCTGAATAATAAAAAGCTGAACGCGGAGCCTTACAGCCTGCCGGTCTATGGCAACGACGGAACCTTTGACATCAAAGAAAAAATTCAGACGAACGAGGTTTCACGCCTGCCGGTATTCGGGCTCAAGCAAAACGATCATGCGCTGGTTGGCTTCATTGAGGACGGAGAAGCAGGGGCCAGCATTGCAGCCGATGTGAGTGGGCGGAATGATTCCTATAATTCGGTCAGCAGCAAATTTCAGGTGACGGCCATGGACTATTACACCTTGTCATCCGGCAGCAAGACAAGTGCGGTTCCTATGTTCCAGACCGGAAAATACCAGGGAAATCTACAGGTAAGATATGCATTCTTATCTGGAGCTTCCGCGGATTATACCGGCATGGCAGCGGCATACAGGGGTTATCTGGCGGATAAATACCAGCTGAAGCTGCTTGAGACTTCCGATGCCCCATTTGTACTGGAGCTTGCAGGCGCATTCCGTAAGAACAAATCGATTCTCGGCATTCCCTATCAATCGACGGAATCGTTAACCACTTTTGAGGAGGCAGAATCGATTCTGGGCAAGCTTAAGGCTGCGGGAGTGAGTGACATCGATCTGCGGATGGTGGGCTGGTTCAACGGAGGCATCCGCCACTCTTCTCCATCGGATCTGTCTATCGCCGGAGTTCTGGGAGGCAAGAAGGGATTTCTCCATTTAGCGGACTACATGAAGCAGAACGGGTTTGGATTTTATCCGGATACTGCCTTTTTGGAGAAATTCAAAGGTTCATCAGGAGCCGCTACCTTACTAGACCGCAGTAAGGCGGAAGTGTATGCCTATAATCCGGTCACGTATGCGAAGGATGTAAGCAAATTTTCACATTATGTTCTCTCGCCGCGCAAGCTGCCAAAGCAGGTGGATGGATTTTTACAGGATTACACCAAGCTTGGCATATCCGGGCTTTCCCTGCGGGATCTGGGCAAGGAGGTTAATTCGGACTTTGATCCTTCCCATCCGGTGAGCCGCGAGGATTCGCTCCTGGCCTCCGTGAAAGAGCTGGGGCTTTTGCAAAAAAAGACGGGTTCACTTATGGTCGACGGAGGCAACGCCTACAGTCTGCCATTCGCTGATCTGATCGTCAATGCACCTGTGCGCAGCAGCCGGTTGAACATCACGGATGAAGAGATTCCGTTTTACCAGATTGCACTTCATGGATATTTTGATATTTCTGGCGCTCCTTACAATATGAATGAACTCCAGAATCCGCGCTTGTCCATGCTGAAGTCGCTTGAAACCGGATCCAACGTGTATTATCAGTGGTTTGCAAGCGATGCTTCCAAGGTCAAGGATACGGATTATAACGGTTTATACGCGCTGAACTACCAGGATTGGTTTGATGAAGCTGTGCAGCTGTATCAGGAATCGAATGCGATTTTGTCCAAAGTCCGTGGTCAGGTCATCACTGCTCACAGCATGCTTGCTCCGGGCGTTGTCAGAACCATATATCAAAACGGTATTAACGTAACGATCAATTACAACCATACGGCGGTAGCCGTGGACGGCCTGCAGCTTCAGCCGCAGAGCTATCACGTAGGCGGTGAATAA
- a CDS encoding YIP1 family protein — protein MKRWFALFIIVLLLASGTAAAPVSADDTYNYSYWGTPVPAPDPYSLEQVISGSDWSQGALSSPQDMYTGQDGRLYIADTGNSRIVILNRDLQLEKTIGEFGLDGKKDSLNHPQGVFVDSDQHIYVADTDNRRIVEFDQNGQPVRVMNEPKSTLLREGFQYQPVKLVVDKAKRLYVISQGCYEGIMEFDSDGGFNGFIGTNRVKFSPVDLFWKRISTKAQREQMQQFIPIEFNNLDVDDSGFIYTSTSEENSEQPLKRLNPSGTDILRSKGYFPPKGDVGNLEGGSLPGSSIFVDIIPDQGGMYSALDSKRGRIFTYDKDGNLLYEFGGLGSQQGNFRTPVAIEMLGERMLVLDKDNNRLSVFNPTPYGDLIRSAVAALSEGKSEQSTSDWRRVLQLNANFDVAYIGIGKSLLKQGDNREAMNYFKLGNSREYYSEAFKRYRKEVVFDHFGMIVLFIVLGIAVIVAGVKLANRKTKGQFYREFGIIRNPFYTLLHPFNGFWEMKYERKGRLSVAFVIMVLLVIATIVKRQFNGFVINFNNPEQLNSLDELKFIVLPFLLWCVANWSLTTLMDGEGKFTEIMIATAYSLLPLVLIYFPQMLYSNVITADESSFYYLLNTIAMIWFVWLLFTGTMTVHQYSAGKTIVTMLLTLVVMGIIIFLGVLFFSMLQQMINFVSSIYKEISFRM, from the coding sequence ATGAAGAGATGGTTTGCTTTATTCATAATAGTGCTGCTTCTGGCTTCCGGCACCGCTGCGGCTCCGGTATCGGCGGATGACACCTATAACTATTCCTACTGGGGAACTCCGGTTCCCGCTCCGGATCCTTATTCGCTGGAGCAGGTCATTTCCGGTAGCGACTGGAGCCAAGGTGCATTGTCCTCTCCGCAGGATATGTATACAGGTCAAGATGGAAGGCTGTACATTGCGGATACAGGTAACAGCCGGATCGTCATATTGAACAGGGACCTCCAGCTTGAGAAAACCATCGGGGAGTTCGGGCTTGATGGAAAGAAAGACAGCCTGAATCATCCGCAGGGTGTTTTCGTTGATTCGGATCAGCATATCTATGTCGCCGATACGGATAACCGCCGCATTGTCGAGTTCGATCAGAATGGACAGCCGGTGCGGGTCATGAATGAGCCGAAGTCGACACTGCTCCGGGAGGGATTTCAGTATCAGCCGGTCAAGCTGGTCGTTGATAAGGCCAAGCGCTTATATGTGATCAGCCAGGGATGCTACGAAGGAATTATGGAATTTGATTCGGACGGGGGATTTAACGGATTTATCGGCACCAACCGCGTCAAATTCAGTCCGGTGGATCTGTTCTGGAAGCGTATTTCCACCAAGGCACAGCGCGAGCAGATGCAGCAGTTTATCCCTATTGAATTCAACAACCTGGATGTGGATGACAGCGGCTTTATCTATACCTCCACCTCGGAGGAAAATTCCGAGCAGCCGTTGAAACGCCTTAATCCTTCCGGCACGGATATTTTACGCAGCAAAGGATATTTTCCACCCAAAGGCGATGTGGGAAATCTCGAGGGTGGGAGCTTGCCCGGAAGCTCCATATTCGTGGACATTATTCCCGATCAGGGCGGGATGTACAGTGCATTGGATTCAAAGAGGGGGCGTATTTTCACCTATGACAAGGACGGTAACCTGCTCTATGAATTCGGCGGCCTCGGCAGCCAGCAAGGGAATTTCCGCACGCCGGTAGCCATTGAGATGCTCGGTGAACGGATGCTAGTCCTTGACAAGGATAACAACCGCCTGTCGGTATTCAATCCGACCCCTTACGGCGATTTGATCCGCAGTGCAGTGGCCGCGCTCAGCGAAGGCAAGTCGGAGCAGTCTACTTCCGATTGGAGAAGGGTACTCCAGCTCAATGCCAACTTCGATGTAGCCTACATCGGTATCGGTAAATCGCTGCTGAAGCAAGGCGATAACCGGGAGGCCATGAACTACTTCAAGCTGGGCAACAGCCGTGAGTATTATTCGGAAGCCTTCAAGCGCTACCGTAAGGAAGTGGTATTCGACCATTTCGGTATGATCGTGCTGTTCATAGTTTTGGGGATTGCAGTCATTGTTGCAGGTGTCAAACTCGCAAACCGGAAAACCAAGGGGCAATTCTATCGGGAGTTCGGGATCATTCGGAATCCGTTTTACACGCTGCTGCATCCTTTTAACGGGTTTTGGGAGATGAAATATGAACGCAAAGGCAGGCTCAGCGTGGCCTTCGTCATCATGGTGCTGCTTGTGATCGCCACGATCGTCAAACGCCAGTTCAACGGCTTCGTCATTAACTTCAACAATCCGGAGCAGTTGAACAGCCTAGATGAACTTAAATTTATTGTGCTCCCGTTCCTACTTTGGTGCGTGGCAAATTGGTCGCTTACGACATTGATGGATGGTGAGGGAAAGTTCACCGAAATTATGATTGCAACGGCATATTCCTTGCTGCCGCTCGTACTGATCTATTTTCCGCAGATGCTGTACAGCAACGTCATCACCGCGGATGAGAGCTCATTTTACTATTTGCTGAACACGATCGCGATGATTTGGTTTGTATGGCTCCTGTTTACCGGGACCATGACGGTGCATCAATATTCTGCCGGGAAAACCATCGTGACGATGCTGCTGACACTCGTAGTTATGGGTATCATCATTTTCCTGGGTGTCCTGTTCTTCAGTATGCTGCAGCAGATGATCAATTTCGTGAGCTCCATCTATAAGGAAATTTCATTCAGGATGTAG
- a CDS encoding carbohydrate ABC transporter permease, producing the protein MKLVLKMPKRLNRSWGVDLLLFVLLGGVACFMALPLVFTISNAFKPIDEIFTFPPKLFVRNPTLKNFTDLVGIFSDSWVPFSRYVFNTFFIAIFGTVGHVILASAAAYPLAKLRFPGKKLLFNIVVLSLMFTVYVTQVPNYMIISYLGLINTYWAILLPAFGMTLGLYLMKQFMEQIPDALLEAGKIDGASEYRIYWQIVMPIVRPAWLTLIIFSLQNLWTNGSVTSHKYIYSEQLKTVDYVFGQIANGGLVRTGPVAAVTLLMMIVPITVFIVTQSSIIQTMSTSGLKE; encoded by the coding sequence ATGAAACTCGTACTTAAAATGCCGAAAAGACTGAACCGATCCTGGGGTGTCGATCTGCTGCTGTTCGTACTGCTAGGGGGTGTAGCCTGCTTTATGGCTCTGCCGCTGGTATTCACTATCAGCAATGCATTCAAGCCGATCGATGAAATCTTTACTTTTCCGCCCAAGCTGTTTGTCCGGAACCCGACCCTTAAAAACTTCACGGACCTTGTCGGCATCTTCAGTGATTCCTGGGTACCCTTTTCGAGGTATGTGTTCAACACGTTTTTCATTGCCATTTTCGGAACGGTGGGGCATGTGATCTTGGCTTCCGCAGCGGCTTATCCGCTTGCAAAGCTCCGTTTTCCGGGCAAAAAGCTTTTGTTCAATATTGTGGTGCTTTCACTCATGTTTACGGTTTATGTGACCCAGGTTCCGAACTATATGATCATTTCGTATCTGGGTCTGATCAACACCTACTGGGCTATACTGCTGCCCGCTTTCGGCATGACGCTGGGTCTCTATCTGATGAAGCAGTTCATGGAGCAAATTCCCGATGCGCTGCTTGAAGCGGGGAAAATTGACGGAGCCAGCGAGTACCGCATTTACTGGCAGATTGTGATGCCTATTGTGAGACCTGCCTGGCTGACGCTGATTATCTTTTCCTTGCAGAACCTCTGGACCAATGGTTCCGTAACCAGCCATAAATATATTTACAGCGAACAGCTGAAAACAGTGGATTATGTATTCGGGCAAATCGCAAATGGCGGTCTGGTGCGCACAGGCCCGGTCGCAGCTGTTACGCTTTTAATGATGATTGTACCGATTACCGTGTTCATCGTGACGCAGAGCAGCATCATCCAAACGATGTCCACATCGGGCTTGAAGGAATAA
- a CDS encoding carbohydrate ABC transporter permease, with protein MFRKKIARTWPEMKKNKHAYVLMAPYFIIFCTFTVIPVLLSFFLSFTNFNLLETPRFIGWQNYARLFVQDDIFMIALKNTLLFAAITGPISYIACFMFAWLINELPPKLRALLTLVLYAPSISGNTYLIWTLLFAGDSYGYANSFLMKWGFTMEPIQWLQDSRYVLMILILVQLWLSLGTSFLAFIAGLQNVDRTMYEAGSIDGIRNRWQELWFITLPAMRPQLMFGAVIQIASAFSVAEISIYLIGFPSVDYAAHTIVTHLVDYGSIRFEMGYASAIATVLFTIMLTVNLVTQKLLGKVGE; from the coding sequence ATGTTCCGAAAAAAAATCGCCAGAACATGGCCGGAAATGAAAAAGAACAAGCATGCTTATGTGCTGATGGCACCGTACTTTATCATTTTTTGCACGTTTACAGTCATTCCTGTGCTATTATCCTTTTTCTTAAGTTTCACGAATTTCAATCTCCTGGAGACGCCCCGATTTATCGGCTGGCAGAATTACGCGAGATTGTTCGTGCAGGATGATATTTTTATGATCGCTTTGAAAAATACATTGTTGTTTGCAGCCATCACAGGTCCGATCAGCTATATCGCCTGTTTTATGTTCGCCTGGCTCATTAATGAACTGCCGCCGAAGCTGCGGGCGCTGCTCACACTGGTGCTGTATGCCCCTTCGATTTCGGGAAATACGTATTTGATCTGGACGCTGCTCTTTGCAGGCGACTCATACGGATATGCGAACTCTTTTCTCATGAAGTGGGGCTTTACTATGGAGCCGATCCAGTGGCTTCAGGATTCCAGATATGTGCTGATGATTCTGATTCTGGTACAGCTGTGGCTGAGCCTTGGCACATCCTTTCTGGCTTTTATCGCCGGTTTGCAGAACGTGGACCGGACGATGTATGAAGCAGGCAGCATCGATGGAATACGCAACCGCTGGCAGGAGCTGTGGTTTATTACACTCCCTGCCATGCGGCCGCAGCTGATGTTCGGCGCGGTCATTCAGATTGCATCGGCCTTTTCGGTCGCTGAAATTTCGATTTATCTCATCGGCTTCCCGAGCGTGGATTATGCCGCGCATACGATCGTAACCCATCTGGTTGACTATGGTTCGATCCGCTTTGAAATGGGATACGCATCGGCGATCGCCACCGTATTGTTCACGATTATGCTTACCGTGAACCTGGTGACCCAGAAGCTTCTTGGAAAAGTAGGTGAGTAA